From a region of the Saccharomyces cerevisiae S288C chromosome IX, complete sequence genome:
- the PAU14 gene encoding seripauperin PAU14 (hypothetical protein; member of the seripauperin multigene family encoded mainly in subtelomeric regions; identical to Pau1p) has product MVKLTSIAAGVAAIAATASATTTLAQSDERVNLVELGVYVSDIRAHLAQYYMFQAAHPTETYPVEVAEAVFNYGDFTTMLTGISPDQVTRMITGVPWYSSRLKPAISSALSKDGIYTIAN; this is encoded by the coding sequence atGGTCAAATTAACTTCAATCGCTGCTGGTGTCGCTGCCATCGCTGCTACTGCTTCCGCAACCACCACTCTAGCTCAATCTGACGAAAGAGTCAACTTGGTTGAATTGGGTGTCTACGTCTCTGATATCAGAGCTCACTTGGCCCAATACTACATGTTCCAAGCCGCACACCCAACTGAAACCTACCCAGTCGAAGTTGCTGAAGCCGTTTTCAACTACGGTGACTTCACCACCATGTTGACTGGTATTTCTCCAGACCAAGTGACCAGAATGATCACCGGTGTCCCATGGTACTCCAGCAGATTAAAGCCAGCCATCTCCAGTGCTCTATCCAAGGACGGTATCTACACTATCGCAAACTAG
- the VTH1 gene encoding signal sequence-binding protein (Putative membrane glycoprotein; has strong similarity to Vth2p and Pep1p/Vps10p; may be involved in vacuolar protein sorting) codes for MALFRALYIIWVFLLIPLSNAEEFTPKVTRTLSRYVFDIVNFDDSNTLIRAEEDSVEISFDAGENWKTIDEIEEPIESFVVDPFRGHDRAFAFVKTAPKFYVTDDQGKSWRPLTIPISEKASNYFCDVTTHPIKKKHLIIRCDLLTIKNSGLMYVGREIYTTNDGVSFSQVKPSFGKIDGHISTARCDFIKSSEDSDLGGNDASILCLFRNTEYIESTGSTIDKSELILSADGGETFKELVQFKDKVVSRYEILKHHVIVLTQDDMYNEMSSTNIWISNDVSTFQVARTPTKIRHVNMGQIHEDSIGRIVLPVSRERDDEDSNQPGAAEVLISDSEGLKFLPINWIPNNQFGYINVAYPGFLKGTFFGSFHPFIEYSDRKRKYSRQKVREETKVSVDNGLTWTNLKVVDRENVDLFGCDVTKPERCSLQTHFYDLRNLNPSAGIMMISGIVGDGSAYNWKEEKTFISRDSGLTWRLVHNSTGLYTTGDLGNIIMYIPYRSNENGDVPSKFYYSLDQGKTWGEYDLIMPIYPYRLVSTISDGSGSKFILTGTSITEDPIFITYSIDFSAVFDYKSCEEGDFEDWNLADGKCVNGAKYKYRRRKQDAQCLVKKAFKDLSLDETPCNSCTGSDYECSFEFVRDAKGDCIPDYNLIALSDICDKSKGKSVLVKPLQLIKGDKCKTPMKIESVDIPCDEIPKEGSSDKEIVTTENKFDFEIKFYQYFDTVADESLVMLNSIGDAYISHDGGQTIKRFDTDGEKIVEIVFNPYFNSSAYLFGSKGNIFLTHDRGYSFMIAKLPEARQLGMPLDFSAKAQDTFIYYGGKNCESILSPECHAVAYLTKDGGETFTEMLDNAIHCEFAGTLFKYPSNDDMVMCQVKEKFSQTRSLVSSTDFFQDDRKTVFENIIGYLSTGGYIIVAVPHEDNELRAYVTNDGAEFTEAKFPYDEDIGKQDAFTILGSEEGSIFLHLATNLESGHDFGNLLKSNSNGTSFVTLEHAVNRNTFGYVDFEKVQGLEGIIITNIVSNSEKVGENKEDEQLKTKITFNDGSDWNFLKPPKKDSEGKKFPCDSVSLDKCSLHLHGYTERKDIRDTYSSGSALGMMFGVGNVGDRLLPYEECSTFLTTDGGETWTEVKKGPHQWEYGDHGGVLVLVPENAETDSISYSTDFGKTWKDYKFCGDKVLVKDIITVPRDSALRFLLFGEAKNMGSGSFRTYTIDFRNIFERQCEFDITGRKRADFKYSPLGSRTGCLFGHKTEFLRKTDEKCFIGNIPLSEFSRNVKNCPCTRQDFECDYNFYKASDGTCKLVKGLSSANGADICKKEPDLIEYYDSSGYRKIPLSTCKGGLKLDAHLAPHPCPGKEKAFREKYSINTGAYALVFVTILLVIFFVAWFVYDRGIRRNGGFSRFEEIRLGDDGLIENNRTDRVVNIIVRLGLCISLITKSAFQRAKAGTAQLSSKFRARFGNKKGATYSSLLHDQLSDEPDGFHEDSNDLSSFRGQGSNSEIEQEDVDTSQQEHTLRTDLLGASNIPDALPARSASHESDLAAARSEDK; via the coding sequence ATGGCATTGTTTCGTGCCCTGTATATTATTTGGGTATTCCTACTCATTCCACTGTCCAATGCAGAAGAATTCACCCCCAAGGTTACCAGAACTTTGTCAAGATATGTATTCGATATAGTAAACTTTGATGATTCAAACACTTTGATCAGAGCAGAAGAAGACTCTGTCGAGATAAGTTTTGATGCTGGagaaaattggaaaacaatAGATGAGATTGAAGAGCCTATCGAGTCATTTGTTGTTGATCCCTTCCGTGGGCATGATAGAGCTTTTGCTTTCGTGAAAACGGCACCAAAATTTTACGTCACGGATGATCAAGGTAAATCGTGGAGGCCTTTGACTATACCCATTTCTGAGAAAGCATCGAATTATTTTTGCGACGTAACTACTCACCctataaaaaagaagcatcTTATTATTCGTTGTGATTTGTTGACAATAAAAAACTCAGGCTTAATGTATGTTGGAAGAGAGATTTACACAACTAATGATGGAGTATCCTTTTCCCAAGTTAAACcttcttttggaaaaattgatgGTCATATTAGCACGGCACGCTGTGACTTTATTAAATCTAGTGAGGATTCTGATCTGGGCGGTAATGATGCTTCGATACTCTGTCTTTTCCGAAACACTGAGTACATTGAAAGTACAGGCTCAACTATTGACAAGTCTGAATTGATTTTAAGTGCCGATGGAGGTGAAACATTCAAAGAATTAGTCCAGTTCAAAGATAAGGTTGTTAGTCGATACGAGATACTTAAGCATCATGTGATCGTTTTGACACAAGATGATATGTATAATGAAATGTCATCAACAAACATTTGGATATCCAATGATGTATCCACTTTTCAAGTGGCTCGTACACCTACTAAGATACGGCACGTTAATATGGGACAAATTCATGAAGATTCCATCGGAAGAATCGTTTTACCTGTATCTAGAGAAagagatgatgaagacaGCAACCAACCGGGAGCTGCTGAAGTGTTAATATCAGATTCTGAAGGACTAAAATTTTTGCCTATAAATTGGATACCAAACAATCAGTTTGGATATATCAATGTAGCTTATCCAGGTTTCTTAAAAGGAACATTTTTTGGTTCGTTTCATCCCTTCATTGAATATTCTGatagaaaaaggaaatacaGCCGACAGAAAGTAAGAGAGGAAACTAAAGTATCTGTTGATAACGGTCTCACATGGACAAACTTGAAAGTTGTTGACCGGGAAAATGTAGATTTATTTGGTTGTGATGTCACTAAACCCGAGAGATGTTCGCTTCAGACTCATTTCTATGATCTAAGAAATTTAAATCCCTCTGCCGGAATCATGATGATATCGGGTATTGTTGGCGACGGCAGTGCATACaattggaaagaagaaaaaactttcatCTCCAGGGATAGTGGTTTAACATGGAGGTTAGTCCATAATTCCACTGGTTTATATACTACTGGTGATCTGGGAAATATTATCATGTATATTCCATATCGTTCGAATGAAAATGGCGATGTGCCTTctaaattttattattccTTGGATCAAGGTAAGACATGGGGTGAATATGATCTAATCATGCCTATTTATCCATACAGATTAGTCAGCACAATATCAGATGGATCTGgttcaaaatttattctAACAGGAACGTCCATTACAGAAGATCCAATATTCATTACATATTCAATTGATTTTTCAGCGGTATTTGATTATAAATCATGTGAAGAGGgtgattttgaagattggAATCTAGCAGATGGAAAATGTGTTAATGGCGCCAAATACAAGTACAGAAGGAGGAAACAGGACGCCCAGTGTTTGGTAAAAAAAGCATTCAAAGATTTGAGTTTAGATGAAACGCCTTGTAACAGTTGTACTGGATCCGACTACGAATGTTCGTTTGAATTCGTTAGAGATGCGAAGGGTGACTGTATACCAGATTATAATCTGATTGCCCTTTCCGATATATGTGACAAATCGAAGGGTAAATCTGTGTTAGTAAAGCCACTACAATTAATCAAAGGTGATAAATGTAAAACACCTATGAAAATTGAATCCGTAGACATTCCGTGTGACGAAATTCCAAAGGAGGGTTCGAGTGACAAGGAAATAGTGACTACTGAAAACAAATTCgactttgaaattaaatttTACCAATACTTCGATACAGTTGCCGACGAATCTTTGGTCATGCTGAATTCGATAGGAGACGCCTATATATCCCACGATGGTGGACAAACGATAAAAAGGTTTGACACTGACGGCGAAAAAATTGTCGAAATCGTGTTTAACCCATACTTCAATTCTTCAGCATATTTGTTTGGCTCTAAAGGTAACATATTCTTAACACACGATAGAGGATACTCTTTCATGATAGCTAAATTACCTGAAGCCAGGCAATTAGGCATGCCACTAGATTTTAGTGCTAAAGCACAGGATACTTTTATTTACTATGGTGGTAAGAATTGTGAATCAATTTTAAGTCCAGAATGTCATGCAGTGGCATACCTCACCAAAGATGGGGGTGAAACTTTTACAGAAATGCTTGATAATGCAATTCATTGTGAGTTTGCAGGAACACTATTCAAATATCCGTCAAATGACGATATGGTTATGTGCCAAGTAAAGGAAAAGTTTTCGCAAACAAGAAGTTTAGTTTCTTCTACTGACTTTTTCCAAGATGATAGAAAAACTgtctttgaaaacattATCGGCTACTTGTCTACTGGTGGCTATATCATTGTTGCCGTACCTCATGAAGACAATGAATTGAGGGCGTATGTAACTAATGATGGTGCTGAGTTTACCGAGGCAAAATTCCCatatgatgaagatattggTAAGCAAGACGCATTCACTATTTTAGGATCTGAGGAAGgatcaatatttttacatTTAGCAACAAACTTGGAATCAGGACACGATTTCGGAAACCTTTTGAAATCCAACTCGAATGGTACTTCTTTTGTCACCTTAGAGCATGCCGTTAATAGAAACACATTCGGTTATGTGgactttgaaaaagttcaagGTCTTGAAGGTATTATTATCACCAACATCGTTTCGAATAGCGAAAAGGTTGGCGAGAACAAGGAAGACGAACAATTGAAGACGAAAATCACCTTCAATGACGGTTCAGATTGGAACTTTTTGAAGCCTCCAAAGAAGGATTCGGAAGGGAAAAAGTTTCCCTGTGATTCTGTGTCATTAGATAAATGTTCTCTACATTTGCATGGTTACACTGAACGTAAGGATATCAGGGATACATATTCCTCTGGCTCCGCGTTAGGAATGATGTTTGGTGTCGGAAATGTTGGCGATAGGCTTCTACCATATGAGGAGTGTTCCACTTTTCTAACCACTGATGGAGGAGAGACGTGGACTGAGGTTAAAAAAGGCCCCCATCAATGGGAGTACGGTGATCATGGTGGAGTCTTGGTTTTGGTCCCCGAAAACGCAGAAACTGATTCTATTTCTTACTCCACCGATTTTGGTAAAACATGGAAAGATTATAAATTCTGTGGCGACAAAGTCCTCGTAAAGGATATAATCACCGTTCCCAGAGATTCTGCTTTGAGGTTTTTGCTATTTGGAGAAGCAAAAAACATGGGTAGTGGTTCATTCAGAACGTATACAATTGATTTTAGAAACATCTTCGAGAGGCAATGTGAGTTTGATATTACCGGTAGAAAAAGGGCAGATTTTAAGTACTCTCCTCTGGGTTCCAGAACTGGTTGTTTGTTTGGCCATAAAACAGAATTTTTACGTAAAACCGAtgaaaaatgttttattggGAATATTCCACTTTCTGAATTTTCGAGGAACGTCAAAAACTGTCCATGTACAAGACAAGATTTCGAATGTGACtataatttttataaaGCCAGTGATGGTACTTGTAAATTAGTCAAAGGCTTAAGTTCGGCGAATGGTGCCGATATCTGCAAAAAGGAACCCGACTTAATTGAATACTATGATTCCTCCGGCTATCGGAAAATTCCCTTATCAACCTGTAAAGGTGGGCTGAAATTGGATGCACATTTAGCACCACATCCTTGTCcgggaaaagaaaaggcatTCAGGGAAAAATACTCTATAAACACCGGCGCTTATGCGCTGGTTTTTGTTACAATTCTTCTcgttattttctttgtcgCATGGTTTGTATACGATAGAGGTATCAGGAGAAATGGGggattttcaagatttgaagaaatcagaTTAGGAGACGATGGGCTGATAGAAAACAATAGGACCGATAGAGTTGTCAACATCATTGTAAGACTAGGATTATGCATTTCTTTAATCACCAAGTCTGCGTTTCAACGCGCGAAGGCAGGTACAGCGCaactttcttcaaaatttagGGCAAGGTTTGGCAACAAAAAAGGTGCCACTTACTCTTCGCTGCTTCATGATCAGCTTTCAGATGAACCAGATGGCTTCCATGAAGATTCCAACGATTTATCCAGTTTCAGAGGTCAAGGTAGTAATTCTGAAATTGAGCAAGAAGATGTTGACACATCTCAACAAGAGCATACGTTGCGGACAGACCTACTTGGTGCTAGCAATATTCCAGACGCTTTGCCAGCGCGTAGTGCTTCTCACGAGTCCGATTTAGCAGCTGCACGCAGCGAAGACAAGTAG
- the IMA3 gene encoding oligo-1,6-glucosidase IMA3 (Alpha-glucosidase; weak, but broad substrate specificity for alpha-1,4- and alpha-1,6-glucosides; member of IMA isomaltase family; not required for isomaltose utilization, but Ima3p overexpression allows the ima1 null mutant to grow on isomaltose; lower activitiy and thermostability in vitro than Ima2p despite sequence difference of only 3 amino acids; cleaves alpha-1,3 linkage of nigerose and turanose, but not alpha-1,5 of leucrose; identical to IMA4), which translates to MTISSAHPETEPKWWKEATIYQIYPASFKDSNNDGWGDMKGIASKLEYIKELGTDAIWISPFYDSPQDDMGYDIANYEKVWPTYGTNEDCFALIEKTHKLGMKFITDLVINHCSSEHEWFKESRSSKTNPKRDWFFWRPPKGYDAEGKPIPPNNWRSYFGGSAWTFDEKTQEFYLRLFCSTQPDLNWENEDCRKAIYESAVGYWLDHGVDGFRIDVGSLYSKVAGLPDAPVIDENSKWQLSDPFTMNGPRIHEFHQEMNKFIRNRVKDGREIMTVGEMRHATDETKRLYTSASRHELSELFNFSHTDVGTSPKFRQNLIPYELKDWKVALAELFRYVNGTDCWSTIYLENHDQPRSITRFGDDSPKNRVISGKLLSVLLVSLSGTLYVYQGQELGEINFKNWPIEKYEDVEVRNNYDAIKEEHGENSKEMKRFLEAIALISRDHARTPMQWSREEPNAGFSGPNAKPWFYLNESFREGINAEDESKDPNSVLNFWKEALRFRKAHKDITVYGYDFEFIDLDNKKLFSFTKKYDNKTLFAALNFSSDSIDFTIPNNSSSFKLEFGNYPRSEVDASSRTLKPWEGRIYISE; encoded by the coding sequence atgactatttcttctGCACATCCAGAAACAGAACCCAAGTGGTGGAAAGAGGCCacaatttatcaaatttatcCCGCAAGTTTCAAAGACTCCAACAACGATGGTTGGGGTGATATGAAGGGTATTGCCTCCAAGTTGGAGTACATCAAAGAGCTTGGTACCGATGCCATTTGGATCTCGCCATTTTACGACTCGCCACAAGATGATATGGGTTACGATATTGCCAACTACGAAAAGGTCTGGCCAACCTACGGTACGAACGAGGACTGCTTTGCCTTGATCGAAAAGACACATAAGCTTGGTATGAAATTTATCACCGACTTAGTCATCAACCATTGCTCCAGCGAACATGAATGGTTCAAAGAGAGCAGATCCTCAAAAACCAATCCAAAACGTGACTGGTTCTTCTGGAGACCTCCTAAGGGTTATGACGCCGAAGGCAAGCCAATTCCTCCAAACAATTGGAGGTCTTACTTCGGTGGTTCTGCATGGACGTTCGATGAAAAGACACAAGAGTTTTACTTGCGTTTGTTTTGCTCCACCCAACCTGATCTAAACTGGGAGAACGAAGACTGCAGAAAGGCAATCTACGAAAGTGCCGTTGGATACTGGTTAGACCATGGTGTAGACGGCTTTAGAATTGATGTGGGAAGCTTGTACTCCAAGGTTGCTGGTCTACCAGACGCTCCTGTGATTGACGAAAACTCAAAGTGGCAACTCAGTGATCCTTTCACAATGAACGGACCACGTATCCATGAGTTTCATCAAGAAATGAACAAGTTCATCAGAAACAGAGTGAAGGATGGCAGAGAAATTATGACAGTTGGTGAAATGCGACATGCTACTGATGAGACCAAGAGGTTGTATACAAGTGCGTCAAGACACGAACTTAGTGAGTTATTCAACTTTTCCCACACTGATGTCGGGACTTCGCCCAAGTTCCGTCAAAATTTGATACCATATGAACTAAAGGATTGGAAGGTTGCCCTTGCTGAACTTTTCAGATACGTTAACGGAACTGATTGTTGGTCAACAATTTATCTGGAAAATCACGACCAACCTCGTTCAATTACCAGATTTGGTGACGATTCTCCCAAAAACCGTGTTATTTCTGGTAAGTTGTTGTCTGTGTTGTTGGTGTCACTGAGCGGTACTCTATATGTGTACCAAGGACAGGAACTGGGTGAAatcaatttcaagaacTGGCCTATCGAAAAATACGAGGATGTCGAAGTTAGAAATAACTATGATGCGATCAAGGAAGAGCATGGAGAAAACTCGAAGGAGATGAAGAGGTTTTTGGAAGCAATTGCCCTTATTTCCAGAGACCATGCTAGAACACCTATGCAATGGTCTCGTGAGGAGCCAAATGCTGGTTTTTCTGGTCCTAATGCTAAACCATGGTTTTACTTGAACGAGTCTTTCAGGGAAGGAATTAACGCTGAAGACGAATCCAAGGACCCCAACTCGGTTTTGAACTTCTGGAAGGAGGCCTTGAGATTTAGAAAGGCACACAAGGATATTACTGTGTATGGATATGATTTTGAGTTTATTGATTTGGACAATAAGAAACTGTTCAGCTTCACAAAGAAATACGACAACAAAACATTGTTTGCTGCTTTGAACTTCAGCTCTGATTCGATCGACTTCACGATTCCAAACAATAGCTCATCGTTTAAGTTGGAATTCGGAAACTACCCAAGAAGTGAAGTTGATGCGTCTTCCAGAACATTGAAGCCATGGGAGGGCAGAATTTACATATCTGAATGA
- the CSS1 gene encoding Css1p (Highly variable glycoprotein localized to cell wall via GPI anchor; serine/threonine rich and highly similar to HPF1 haze-protective mannoprotein; necessary and sufficient for haze-positive phenotype in brewing strains which correlates with an expansion in the N-terminal serine-rich region; transcript is induced in both high and low pH environments): MFNRLNKFQAALALALYSQSALGQYYSNSTSISSNSSSTSVVSSSSGSVSISSSIAETSSSATDILSSITQSASSTSGVSSSVGPSSSSVVSSSVSQSSSSVSDVSSSVSQSSSSASDVSSSVSQSASSTSDVSSSVSQSSSSASDVSSSVSQSSSSASDVSSSVSQSASSASDVSSSVSQSASSTSDVSSSVSQSSSSASDVSSSVSQSSSSASDVSSSVSQSASSTSDVSSSVSQSASSTSGVSSSGSQSVSSASGSSSSFPQSTSSASTASGSATSNSLSSITSSASSASATASNSLSSSDGTIYLPTTTISGDLTLTGKVIATEGVVVAAGAKLTLLDGDKYSFSADLKVYGDLLVKKSKETYPGTEFDISGENFDVTGNFNAEESAATSASIYSFTPSSFDNSGDISLSLSKSKKGEVTFSPYSNSGAFSFSNAILNGGSVSGLQRRDDTEGSVNNGEINLDNGSTYVIVEPVSGKGTVNIISGNLYLHYPDTFTGQTVVFKGEGVLAVDPTETNATPIPVVGYTGKNQIAITADITALSYDGTTGVLTATQGNRQFSFAIGTGFSSSDFSVSEGIFAGAYAYYLNYNGVVATSAASSSTASGASASVTGSTSFGASVTGSTASTSFGASVTGSTASTSFGASVTGSTSVYTTTLDYVNATSTVVVSCSETTDSNGNVYTITTTVPCSSTTATITSCDETGCHVSTSTGAVVTETVSSKSYTTATVTHCDDNGCNTKTVTSECSKETSATTASPKSYTTVTVTHCDDNGCNTKTVTSEAPEATTTTTVSSQSYTTATVTHCDDNGCKTKTVTSEAPEATTTTVSPKTYTTATVTQCDDNGCSTKTVTSECPEETSATTTSPKSYTTVTVTHCDDNGCNTKTVTSEAPEATTTTVSPKTYTTATVTQCDDNGCSTKTVTSEAPKETSETSETSAAPKDIHYCHWLLNGDDNGCNVKIITSKIPEATSTVTQLVLLQSHTLLSLLRVLKQPH; encoded by the coding sequence ATGTTCAATCGTTTAAACAAATTCCAAGCTGCTTTAGCTTTGGCCCTTTACTCTCAAAGTGCATTGGGTCAGTACTATAGCAATAGCACCTCAATTTCAAGCAACAGCTCATCCACCTCTGTGGTATCAAGTTCCTCTGGATCCGTTTCGATCAGTAGTTCTATTGCTGAGACATCCTCGTCCGCTACCGATATCTTAAGTTCTATCACACAATCAGCTTCATCCACTTCTGGTGTCTCGAGCTCTGTCGGTCCATCCTCTTCCTCTGTTGTCTCAAGCTCTGTCAGCCAATCCTCTTCATCCGTTTCTGATGTATCAAGCTCTGTCAGtcaatcttcttcttcagcttCTGATGTCTCAAGCTCTGTCAGTCAATCAGCTTCCTCTACTTCTGATGTCTCAAGCTCTGTCAGtcaatcttcttcttcagcttCTGATGTATCAAGCTCTGTCAGTCaatcttcttcctcagCTTCTGATGTCTCAAGCTCTGTCAGTCAATCAGCTTCCTCAGCTTCTGATGTCTCAAGCTCTGTCAGTCAATCAGCTTCCTCTACTTCTGATGTCTCAAGCTCTGTCAGtcaatcttcttcttcagcttCTGATGTATCAAGCTCTGTCAGTCaatcttcttcctcagCTTCTGATGTCTCAAGCTCTGTCAGTCAATCAGCTTCCTCTACTTCTGATGTCTCAAGCTCTGTCAGTCAATCAGCTTCCTCTACTTCTGGTGTCTCAAGCTCTGGCAGCCAATCAGTCTCATCCGCTTCTGGTAGCTCAAGCTCATTCCCTCAATCAACCTCATCCGCTTCTACTGCCTCCGGTTCTGCCACTTCCAATTCCTTGAGTTCCATTACTTCTTCAGCATCTAGTGCAAGCGCAACTGCTTCCAACTCCCTTTCTTCCAGCGATGGTACTATCTATCTACCAACTACTACAATCAGTGGTGATCTAACTCTTACTGGTAAAGTAATTGCAACAGAAGGTGTTGTGGTCGCAGCTGGTGCCAAATTGACTCTACTTGACGGTGacaaatattctttctcAGCTGACCTAAAAGTCTACGGTGACTTGCTTGTGAAAAAGTCCAAAGAAACCTATCCAGGTACCGAATTCGACATCTCCGGTGAAAACTTTGACGTGACCGGTAACTTCAACGCTGAAGAATCCGCTGCCACCTCTGCATCCATCTACTCCTTCACTCCAAGTTCTTTTGACAACAGTGGTGACATTTCCTTAAGTCTATCAAAGTCCAAGAAGGGTGAAGTCACTTTCTCTCCATACTCCAATTCTGGTGCCTTCTCTTTCTCGAACGCTATTCTCAACGGTGGTTCTGTTTCCGGTCTACAACGTAGAGACGACACTGAAGGTTCAGTAAACAACGGTGAAATTAACCTAGACAATGGAAGTACCTATGTTATTGTCGAACCAGTTTCTGGAAAAGGTACAGTCAACATCATTTCCGGTAACCTATACTTACACTACCCTGACACATTTACTGGCCAAACTGTTGTATTCAAGGGTGAAGGTGTCCTTGCTGTTGACCCAACCGAAACCAATGCCACTCCTATTCCTGTTGTTGGCTACACTGGTAAGAACCAAATTGCCATTACCGCTGACATCACTGCTCTTTCTTATGACGGTACTACCGGTGTTCTAACTGCAACCCAAGGTAACAGACAATTCTCTTTTGCTATTGGTACCGGATTCTCCAGCTCTGACTTCAGCGTCTCTGAAGGAATCTTTGCAGGTGCTTACGCTTACTACCTAAACTACAATGGTGTTGTCGCTACTAGTGCCGCTTCTTCATCCACTGCATCTGGTGCTTCCGCTTCCGTTACCGGTTCTACTTCATTCGGTGCTTCCGTTACCGGTTCAACTGCTTCCACTTCATTCGGTGCTTCCGTTACCGGTTCAACTGCTTCCACTTCATTTGGTGCTTCCGTTACCGGTTCAACATCTGTTTACACTACAACACTAGACTATGTAAATGCCACAAGCACAGTCGTAGTTTCTTGTTCAGAGACAACTGACTCCAATGGTAACGTCTATACCATTACCACAACCGTTCCATGCTCATCCACTACCGCCACTATTACTTCTTGTGATGAAACTGGATGTCACGTTAGTACATCAACCGGTGCTGTTGTAACTGAAACCgtttcttccaaatcatACACAACTGCCACTGTAACTCACTGTGACGATAATGGCTGTAACACCAAGACTGTCACTTCTGAATGTTCCAAAGAAACATCAGCAACAACTGCTTCTCCAAAATCATACACCACTGTCACCGTAACCCACTGTGACGACAATGGCTGTAACACCAAGACTGTCACCTCTGAAGCTCCTGAAGCTACCACCACAACTACTGTTTCTTCTCAATCGTACACCACTGCCACCGTCACCCACTGTGATGACAATGGATGTAAGACCAAGACTGTCACTTCTGAAGCTCCTGAAGCCACAACCACTACTGTTTCTCCAAAGACATACACCACCGCTACTGTTACTCAGTGTGATGACAATGGATGTAGCACCAAGACTGTCACTTCTGAATGTCCTGAAGAAACTTCAGCAACTACTACTTCTCCAAAATCATACACTACTGTTACCGTTACTCACTGTGACGACAACGGCTGTAACACTAAGACTGTCACCTCTGAGGCCCCTGAAGCCACAACCACTACTGTTTCTCCAAAGACATACACCACCGCTACTGTTACTCAGTGCGATGACAATGGATGTAGCACCAAGACTGTCACTTCTGAAGCTCCTAAAGAAACTTCAGAAACTTCAGAAACCAGTGCTGCCCCTAAGGACATACACTACTGCCACTGGTTACTCAATGGTGATGACAATGGTTGTAACGTCAAGATAATCACCTCTAAAATACCTGAAGCTACTTCAACCGTCACGCAACTAGTGCTTCTCCAAAGTCATACACTACTGTCACTTCTGAGGGTTCTAAAGCAACCTCATTGA